Proteins from a single region of Procambarus clarkii isolate CNS0578487 chromosome 32, FALCON_Pclarkii_2.0, whole genome shotgun sequence:
- the LOC123759367 gene encoding uncharacterized protein yields MRLGARACIYTHKASSLTSEPGHQTLNMVSAGPIAFILALVVRSSVQFCAPDCTGFESGDFVRDPTDCTRYYVCADVGDGIIIPSTYPVDCPSGYYFNEDLTIPACASIESALSGYCSNLCNPCVYMCDAPGELTPNPLHCYSYYVCLENGEVLELECPASAQYFDYQKGVCSTDSSVCYGYCDICLPHCTQDNERVPDPYDCHNFYQCSPPSLALITCTQGHVFNRDTGTCETDAPCIVDC; encoded by the exons ATGCGTCTTGGCGCCCGCGCATGTATATATACCCACAAAGCGTCGTCCCTGACATCAGAACCTGGGCACCAAACACTAAATATGGTCTCGGCGGGTCCTATAGCGTTCATCCTTGCTCTGGTG GTGAGATCCAGCGTGCAGTTCTGTGCCCCAGACTGCACAGGGTTTGAGAGCGGCGACTTTGTGAGGGACCCCACAGACTGTACCAGATACTATGTCTGTGCCGACGTTGGTGACG GGATAATAATACCATCAACGTACCCCGTCGACTGCCCATCTGGTTACTATTTCAACGAAGACCTTACGATTCCTGCCTGTGCCTCCATAGAAAGCGCCCTGTCTGGTTACTGCAGTAACCTATGCAACCCTTGTGTGTACATGTGCGACGCTCCCGGCGAACTCACGCCCAACCCTCTTCACTGCTACTCCTACTACGTGTGTCTCGAAAATGGCGAAGTCCTGGAGCTGGAGTGTCCCGCCAGCGCCCAGTACTTCGACTACCAAAAGGGCGTGTGCAGCACGGACAGCTCCGTCTGCTACGGCTACTGCGACATCTGCCTGCCGCACTGTACCCAGGACAACGAGAGAGTCCCAGACCCGTACGACTGTCACAATTTCTACCAGTGTAGCCCGCCCAGTTTGGCCCTCATCACCTGCACTCAGGGCCACGTCTTCAACAGAGACACAGGCACCTGTGAGACGGATGCTCCTTGCATCGTCGACTGCTAG
- the LOC123759368 gene encoding peritrophin-48-like isoform X2 — protein sequence MLFLAIVSSLFLLAQASVELCVADCSGAREGGKVKDPVNCLRYYYCSDPDGSGTLVPSLVPSTCPTGYFFNAAASVMECEKIVPNTDYCKNLCNPCHLQCVDPGSLLPYPLNCNLYKICLDDGSSLDVACPVEHPYFDFQTGMCTDDASLCYNACDPCETYCVAEGKTPDPNNCWGYFYCDPPETAPFLCPEGEAFDPDDLICAPATNCTNLCLTF from the exons ATGCTGTTCTTGGCCATTGTCTcatctctcttccttctg GCACAGGCGTCGGTGGAGCTATGCGTGGCGGACTGTTCTGGCGCGAGGGAGGGCGGGAAGGTGAAGGACCCGGTCAACTGTCTTCGCTACTACTACTGCAGCGACCCTGACGGCTCCGGCACGCTCGTTCCCTCCCTGGTCCCCAGCACCTGTCCTACTGG GTACTTCTTCAACGCGGCGGCGAGCGTGATGGAGTGCGAGAAGATCGTCCCGAATACCGACTATTGCAAAAATCTGTGCAACCCGTGTCACCTGCAGTGTGTAGACCCAG GTAGTTTATTACCATACCCATTGAACTGTAACTTGTATAAAATCTGCCTTGATGACGGCTCCTCCTTGGACGTAGCGTGTCCCGTCGAGCACCCATACTTCGATTTCCAGACGGGAATGTGTACTGACGACGCCTCCCTGTGCTACAACGCCTGTGACCCCTGCGAGACATACTGCGTGGCGGAGGGCAAGACTCCCGACCCCAATAACTGCTGGGGGTACTTCTACTGCGACCCTCCGGAGACAGCACCCTTCCTCTGCCCTGAAGGAGAGGCCTTCGACCCTGACGACCTGATCTGTGCGCCTGCTACCAACTGTACTAATCTTTGTTTAACTTTCTGA
- the LOC123759368 gene encoding peritrophin-48-like isoform X1, producing the protein MLFLAIVSSLFLLQAQASVELCVADCSGAREGGKVKDPVNCLRYYYCSDPDGSGTLVPSLVPSTCPTGYFFNAAASVMECEKIVPNTDYCKNLCNPCHLQCVDPGSLLPYPLNCNLYKICLDDGSSLDVACPVEHPYFDFQTGMCTDDASLCYNACDPCETYCVAEGKTPDPNNCWGYFYCDPPETAPFLCPEGEAFDPDDLICAPATNCTNLCLTF; encoded by the exons ATGCTGTTCTTGGCCATTGTCTcatctctcttccttctg CAGGCACAGGCGTCGGTGGAGCTATGCGTGGCGGACTGTTCTGGCGCGAGGGAGGGCGGGAAGGTGAAGGACCCGGTCAACTGTCTTCGCTACTACTACTGCAGCGACCCTGACGGCTCCGGCACGCTCGTTCCCTCCCTGGTCCCCAGCACCTGTCCTACTGG GTACTTCTTCAACGCGGCGGCGAGCGTGATGGAGTGCGAGAAGATCGTCCCGAATACCGACTATTGCAAAAATCTGTGCAACCCGTGTCACCTGCAGTGTGTAGACCCAG GTAGTTTATTACCATACCCATTGAACTGTAACTTGTATAAAATCTGCCTTGATGACGGCTCCTCCTTGGACGTAGCGTGTCCCGTCGAGCACCCATACTTCGATTTCCAGACGGGAATGTGTACTGACGACGCCTCCCTGTGCTACAACGCCTGTGACCCCTGCGAGACATACTGCGTGGCGGAGGGCAAGACTCCCGACCCCAATAACTGCTGGGGGTACTTCTACTGCGACCCTCCGGAGACAGCACCCTTCCTCTGCCCTGAAGGAGAGGCCTTCGACCCTGACGACCTGATCTGTGCGCCTGCTACCAACTGTACTAATCTTTGTTTAACTTTCTGA
- the LOC138349496 gene encoding uncharacterized protein isoform X1 has product MLPTTHTLLLLLLSLAVRRSVQLCAPDCTGTDPETFVRDPTDCTRYYVCINVNGVNTPSEVPLQCTDGYYFNDAHSIPRCDPIEGAPAGFCSRLCDPCIPDCNGNNPGTEQPNPTDCSKFVVCLTDPNVYLENDCDVATPYYDFKHSICQSDETLCYPYCDICEPHCTYSGQRVIDPTDCHQFYLCSPPNKSVFLCPQEQVFNTVTGECEDGAVCETLCPN; this is encoded by the exons atgctccccaccacacacacgctcctgctgctgctcctctctCTCGCC GTGAGGCGGAGTGTACAGCTGTGTGCCCCAGACTGCACAGGTACTGACCCCGAGACCTTCGTCAGAGACCCCACCGACTGCACCAGGTACTACGTCTGCATCAATGTCAACG GAGTGAATACACCTTCGGAGGTCCCACTCCAGTGTACAGACGGATATTACTTCAACGATGCCCACTCAATTCCCCGGTGTGACCCCATCGAAGGAGCCCCCGCCGGCTTCTGCTCCCGGCTCTGTGACCCCTGCATCCCAGACTGTAACGGGAACAACCCTGGCACCGAACAACCTAATCCCACAGATTGCTCTAAATTTGTCGTTTGCCTGACAGATCCTAACGTTTACTTAGAGAATGATTGTGACGTGGCAACCCCATATTATGACTTTAAACACAGCATCTGCCAGAGCGACGAGACCCTCTGCTACCCCTACTGTGATATCTGCGAGCCTCACTGTACCTACTCCGGCCAACGTGTTATAGACCCCACCGACTGTCATCAGTTCTACCTGTGCTCACCTCCGAACAAGTCGGTATTCCTATGTCCCCAGGAACAGGTGTTCAACACTGTGACTGGAGAGTGTGAGGATGGTGCTGTCTGTGAAACTCTTTGTCCAAATTAA
- the LOC138349496 gene encoding uncharacterized protein isoform X2, protein MSTVRNPSSLQYIINRVNTPSEVPLQCTDGYYFNDAHSIPRCDPIEGAPAGFCSRLCDPCIPDCNGNNPGTEQPNPTDCSKFVVCLTDPNVYLENDCDVATPYYDFKHSICQSDETLCYPYCDICEPHCTYSGQRVIDPTDCHQFYLCSPPNKSVFLCPQEQVFNTVTGECEDGAVCETLCPN, encoded by the exons ATGTCAACGGTAAGGAATCCAAGCTCACTACAGTATATAATTAACA GAGTGAATACACCTTCGGAGGTCCCACTCCAGTGTACAGACGGATATTACTTCAACGATGCCCACTCAATTCCCCGGTGTGACCCCATCGAAGGAGCCCCCGCCGGCTTCTGCTCCCGGCTCTGTGACCCCTGCATCCCAGACTGTAACGGGAACAACCCTGGCACCGAACAACCTAATCCCACAGATTGCTCTAAATTTGTCGTTTGCCTGACAGATCCTAACGTTTACTTAGAGAATGATTGTGACGTGGCAACCCCATATTATGACTTTAAACACAGCATCTGCCAGAGCGACGAGACCCTCTGCTACCCCTACTGTGATATCTGCGAGCCTCACTGTACCTACTCCGGCCAACGTGTTATAGACCCCACCGACTGTCATCAGTTCTACCTGTGCTCACCTCCGAACAAGTCGGTATTCCTATGTCCCCAGGAACAGGTGTTCAACACTGTGACTGGAGAGTGTGAGGATGGTGCTGTCTGTGAAACTCTTTGTCCAAATTAA